The genomic interval CCAGGCTCCTCCACCAACCGACTCTGCTTCCCCACCCGCAACCCAACCAACGTCTGGAGGACAGGGGCAATGAAGAACTTGAGGAGTGAACGGCAAGTGAACGATAAGGATAAGGAGATGGGGAGATGGGGAGACGGGGAGATGGGGAGGCTGCCCCTTTGTATCTCTGCGGTTTCCTTTGCCCCTGTTCTCTTCACCGCTATTTCTGTAGTCACGATCACTTCTCCGCTGCTGGCAGCTCCCGAACCAGCGCCAGCGTTGCGGGTGATTGTCAACAGTAACCAGGATGGACCAGCTCAGGCTGATGATGGACTGACCCTGCGAGAGGCGATCGAACTGACCAACGGCACCCTCCCTCTGGACAAACTATCGCCAACCGAACGGGCACAGGTAGAACAATTAGGGTCAGGCTCCCCCTCCCGTATTGACTTCAACTTACCCGCAGACCAAACAACGATTCGTCTGGTCAATCAACTGCCCCCCCTGGAGCAACCGGGTCTAATCCTGGATGGGACCACGCAGTCAGGCTATGCTGCTGACCGCTCTGCCATCAATGAATTACCAATTCCAGTTCCCATTGTGGTAATTACCCCTGCCGAAGGAAAGGAAGTTTTGCGGGGCTTAACGATCACAGCCGACGGTGTGACTGTTCGGGGATTGAGCCTGTACGGGTTTACCTCCACCCAGGGGGAAAGCCGGAACGACTTTCTTCCCTTCCAGGGCTTCACCCTCAGTACCCCACCTGCGGATATCTTTATTAGCCATCGATTGCCCCCACCCGACATCAGCAAACAACAGCCACCGGCCAATTTCGCCCCGTTTTACCCCGACGATCGCCCACCTAAGGATGTGGTGATTGAAAACAACTGGCTGGGAACCCCTCCAACTGCGATCGGAGAAACGGGAACCCCTGCCACCCCGGAAAACCGTTCTGCCTTTGGGGTGTCTGTCTTTAACGGGGTTGGTACCTTAATTCGCCGTAACTGGATTGCCAATCATGACGGTAGCGCCATCATCACCTCGGTGCGGGCAGAAGGAATGAAAGTTTCTGAGAATGTGCTAACGGGTAACGGCGTTGCCGGAATGCCCGATGCCATTCGATTGGAGGGGGATATCAACCAGACCCAAATTACCGGAAATCTGGTTTGTGCCAACGATGGTAGTGGGGTTTACCTGTTCAAACCCCAGGGGGCGGCTCAGATTCAGAACAACAAAATCATTTATAACGGCAGACGACTCCGGCGGGCAGCCGTCTACCTGATGGGAAATAACCATCAGGTGACAGGGAACGAAATTCGTTACCAGGCAGGACCGGGAGTGGTGGTCGCCAGCTATCCCAAAAGTGACCAAAACCTGATCCAGTCCAATCTTTTTTCTAGTCTGGAAGGACTCAGTATTGATCTGGTGACGCAACAGTTTGCTACCTCCGCCACGGACTATACCGATTCGGGTCCCACAGGTGCAGGCGTGTATGAGTATCAGCGGGGAGATGGTCCCAATCCAGAGCGGGATTCTCCCAACCGCCGTAAGCAGACGGGCAATGCGGCGATTAATGCGCCCAAATTTGTCAGCCCAGAGTTTGTTGCTCTGGGTACAGGATCTACCGCTCCCGTTCAGATCTCTGGAATCGCCGACCCTGGTTCCGAGATTGAACTTTATCGTTCTACCCGATCAGAAGAGGGTTACGGTCCTCTGGCAGAAGTGTTAGGTACAGCAAAAACCGATGACCAGGGTAAATTTAACTTAACCGTAGAAAACATCAAACCAGGGGAGCAAGTTAGCGCGATCGCCACCGATCCCCAGTACGGCACCTCGGAACCAGCACGGAATGCCCTGATTCGATCGATCGAGTCAACCCCGTCTGCTGATTTAACACCTCAAGCGCCCACCTCCATTCCCCGTTGCACGACCGCTGTTGCCCAGGAACCACCGCCCACACCGCCCCAGACCCCAGAACCGATTACGCTCCAGGTTCCCAGATATATTCACTTTGCCCTGGATAAGTATTTCATCAGTCCAGCAACCGCAAAGGTACTCGATCGGATTGCCCAGGTCTTGCTAGAAAATCCCTCCATCCTGGTTGACATTATCGGACACACGGATTACCGCGCCAGTTATACCTATAACCTGGCCCTGGGGATGCGGCGAGCGATCGCAGCCCGCAACTACCTGTTGAAGCGGGGCGTCCCCCCCGAACGAATGACGATTCGATCCCAAGGTAAGCGCCAACTTCGCTACCCCGGCTCCACCCGGTTAGACCATGCCCGCAATCGCCGGGTGGAATTCGACTACCAGGATGCCAGAAACATTGAAGTCATTATCCAGGAAGAGGATTTGCAGCTTGAACCGTAGGGCAGCGTCCAGTGATGCAAGACCTATTCATGTGTTTCCCCTGCCCCAATGTGAGGAGATTTGATGAAACGTTCCTTAACGAGATTGGTAGCGCTGGCTTCCTCAAGTGCCTACGTAATTGCCCAGACGCTTTTCCTGCCAACGCCAACCCAGGCACAAACATTTGAAGGTACGACCGGATGCCCCGCCGGTACCAGTCAGTCGGGCACAAACTTCATCTTTAACGGCAACTTCAACGTTTCTCCAGGCGGGGTGGGGCCCATCCTGCCGGGGAATCCCGCGGGTTTTACCAGTACCCTGCCCTACCGGGGAGATGGGGTCTATCCAGATGATAGTCCGCCTGCTCCCACCCCCCTAGGAGGGCTTTCGATCCAGACGGGTGCCGTCAGCTACTTTAATAATCAGGTAATTGGGCAGCCCTTCCCTGGGGATACCAGCCTCAACGTTCCGCCCTCCAACACCTACCTCTACTCCAATCCCAATGCAGCGGCTACCACCCCACGAACCCAAGGGTCGGCATTTAACAACCCGGTAATATGGCGGCAGGTTGTGGCAGGATTGCGACCGAATACGACCTACAACTTCCAGGCTTTTTTCTACGACCTGCTGGCCCAGGGAGCGTTTCCCGGTGCAGCCGCTCCATTCATCCAATTGCAGGTTGGGTCTCCTGGGGCAGCTCCAACGCTGGTGACCCCGCCCCAAAGGGTTCAACCCAGACAGCAGTGGCAACGGATTGAAATTTCGTTTACGACGGCTCCTGGTCAAACCTCCTTAGAGTTGACCATTGTGGATCAGGCGAATACGATTTTTGGGGATGATTTTGGCTTCACGGCGATCGGTCTGAGGGAATGTTTCCCGACGATCGGCGTCTCTAAACAGGCAGGCACTCCGGTCAGCAATGGCGACGGTACCTTTACCATCCCTTACACCGTGGTTGTCCGCAACTTTGGTCCGCCAGGCGGCGCGGGGCAATACGATCTGCTGAACCTTCAATTGTCTGACACGTTGTCAACCACCTTCGCCAACGCCACTTCCTTTTCAATTCAAAGCGGCAGTATTTCCAGCCCGACCCTGACGGTTAATCCGAATTTCAATGGCTCGACCAACACCAATCTCCTGCAAGGCTCCGATATTTTAGAGGCGGGTACATCGGAAACGGTCACCTTCAATGTGATCGTGACACCGGGTACTGGCCCCAATGGTTTTGGCGTATTCGAAAATCAAGTCTCTGCCACTGCCAGCAGCCGGGGGGGAACTCCAGTCAATGCCCGCTCCAGCAATGGGGCAAGTCCTGATCAAGATAATAATGGACGACCTGACCCGCCCACCCCCACCCCCGTCGAACTCCCCCGTGGTGGTGGCGGCGGTGGCGATCCCCGGTTCCTGTTGGTGAAACGGATTACCGGTGTCAATCGCAGTGGGGCGGCGCTTCCCGGTGTCAACTTCAACACCTTTGTGGATGACACAAACACCAGTGATGACAACGCCCCCGGCTGGTCTCAGTTATCGACCGTTGGCATTATTGACCTTGATGCTGCCAATCCGCTCCGGAGTGGAGATGAGGTAACTTACACAGTCTATTATCTTTCCAATGGAGGGGGGACGGTTTCCGCCGCTACGGTTTGTGACCCAATTCCCAACGGCACTCAGTATGTTGCAAACAGTGCCCAGGTCAGTCGGGCAAACGCCCCGTTTGTCCCCAGTGGAGCTTTCTTTCCGCCCTTAGCGACCCTGCCCCCAAACAATTCCTGTATTGATCAGACCAACAGCAATGGAACGGTTATTTTTGATGTTGGGGATGTTCCAAACACGGCGGGTAGCAACTTTGGTTACGTCCGGTTCCGGGTCAAGATCAACTAGAGAGATGGGGAGTAGGGGTTAGGGGTCAGGGGTCAAGGGTCAGTCACCCATTCCCCATTCCTTCACTTTTTTATCCTTTATCCTTTATCCTTTATCCTTTCCCCACACCCCACACCCCACACCCCATTCCCCTAAATAGCGATTCCCGACATCTGATTTGTAGAAATTAATTGCCAACCGGATTCTGTTGGTTCCGGGGGGTGGGAAGCTGTGGATTGTTTGCTGTTGGTGCCGATCGACCAGATGCGAGT from Kovacikia minuta CCNUW1 carries:
- a CDS encoding OmpA family protein, producing MKNLRSERQVNDKDKEMGRWGDGEMGRLPLCISAVSFAPVLFTAISVVTITSPLLAAPEPAPALRVIVNSNQDGPAQADDGLTLREAIELTNGTLPLDKLSPTERAQVEQLGSGSPSRIDFNLPADQTTIRLVNQLPPLEQPGLILDGTTQSGYAADRSAINELPIPVPIVVITPAEGKEVLRGLTITADGVTVRGLSLYGFTSTQGESRNDFLPFQGFTLSTPPADIFISHRLPPPDISKQQPPANFAPFYPDDRPPKDVVIENNWLGTPPTAIGETGTPATPENRSAFGVSVFNGVGTLIRRNWIANHDGSAIITSVRAEGMKVSENVLTGNGVAGMPDAIRLEGDINQTQITGNLVCANDGSGVYLFKPQGAAQIQNNKIIYNGRRLRRAAVYLMGNNHQVTGNEIRYQAGPGVVVASYPKSDQNLIQSNLFSSLEGLSIDLVTQQFATSATDYTDSGPTGAGVYEYQRGDGPNPERDSPNRRKQTGNAAINAPKFVSPEFVALGTGSTAPVQISGIADPGSEIELYRSTRSEEGYGPLAEVLGTAKTDDQGKFNLTVENIKPGEQVSAIATDPQYGTSEPARNALIRSIESTPSADLTPQAPTSIPRCTTAVAQEPPPTPPQTPEPITLQVPRYIHFALDKYFISPATAKVLDRIAQVLLENPSILVDIIGHTDYRASYTYNLALGMRRAIAARNYLLKRGVPPERMTIRSQGKRQLRYPGSTRLDHARNRRVEFDYQDARNIEVIIQEEDLQLEP